The DNA window caGCTTAAACCTGAGTTTTTATACAAGCATtgtagccaggtggtggtagctggcacatgcctttaatcccagcacgcaggtGGCAGAGGTAGGCTGATCTCTTGAGTTGgtggctagcctgatctacatagttccaggacagccagggctacacagagaaaaaaaaccctgtctcaaaaaaaaaaaaaagaaaagaaaagaaaaaaggaaggaaggaaagaaagaaagaaaaagaaaatagcattGTACCCTGTCCCTTGGTAGGGAGGCCTTTCCTTTTCTACTCTGGTCCTATCTAGGCTTTCCATGAAAATGTAAATGGGTCACTTTGGGCCCGACTCACAGCTAATCCTACAGGCTCCAGTTCCACAGAGGACTGAGCCTGCAGTGCTTCACACCTATGTTTGGGAAAGTGTTCTCTGAGTCAGACCAGGGTAGTCCATTTCTCCAGAGGCGACCAGGCTGGAACTGGAGGCCTTCTTCCCCTCAGCAGCTCCTCTTCCTGTGTGCCTCAACCCACGGTATCCCTCACTGCCTTCCCCAGGTATATGGTGGATGCTGCGGATCAGGAGAAGATCGAGGCCTCCAAGAATGAGCTCCACAACCTGCTAGACAAGCCACAGCTACAAGGCATCCCGGTCAGCTGGAGATGGAGCGGGTGGGAGAGGGAGCTGATCAGAAATcacggggcgggggcgggggagggggggagcgcCGTACAGCCGAGGTACCCAGGTATCCTTGCTCTAACTCTCCCCGGCTTGCTTCCTGTATAGGTCTTAGTCCTTGGTAACAAGCGAGACCTCGCCGGAGCGCTAGATGAGAAGGAGCTAATCGAGAAAATGTGAGCTGAGTGGCCTTTCTTTGTGTGCTTCAGCTCCCCCAAATTCCCCAGCTGCCGAAGGCTTCTGGGCTGGGCTTGTTGCTGTTCTTGGTGTTTACCACATGGTGGCAGCAGAACGTATCTTTCCCAGAAGCCTCGCCCTCCTCTTGTAGACCTTTTACTGAGAAAAACACCCTGCCCTTCCCTGGTCCCTTAACTGCTCCAGCATCCGCTGACTCCTCTCTGGTCTTCCCGCAGGAACCTGTCTGCTATCCAGGACCGAGAGATCTGCTGCTACTCCATATCCTGCAAAGAGAAGGACAACATAGGTGCGTGGCTTGGGGAAGTTGCTGGCACTCTGCCAGGAGTGGCTGGGCTGAAGGGAAAGATACTTCTGATGCGGTATCTGGGAAGTCCATACCGAGCCACTTTGTCCTTGGGTGCAGCAGGCAGCTAGGAGGCCCCAGTTCTGGGTGTTACCCTAGCCCTGCCCCCTCTTCCACTTCTGAGATTGGTTAGAGCAGGTATTCCAGTCCCTTCTTTGCTAGCTGTGGCTTTGTGTCTTTTATATCACTAGCTTGGAGCTTTtggtgcggggggtgggggtgggggggggtggagctgggggtggggggtgggggggggtggggtcacAGCTCTAAGCTTGATCCAGGCTGCCATTGCAGGAACCTGGCTTAACTGTTCATACCTCCCAGGCCCTTCTCACACAGGGAGGCCTTACAACTTTCTCTCTTGTCTCCCCTCAGACATCACCCTACAGTGGCTTATTCAACACTCAAAGTCACGGAGAAGCTGAGACTGTGGCTCTTCTTCTGACTAGGGACCACAGTCACCTAACCTGAAGCCGAGCTCCCCGCCCACCCTGTTGTCTCTCCCTAAGCCCACTCCTCCTCACCCAGTGTGGGGAGGGCCCTCTGGGGCTCCTAGAGCCCTATTCTGCTGAGGTTTCAACTCCTGTTTTTATTGTAAAATAATTGCCCTCTCCCCAAGTCTGGTCCCCTAacctctctcccttgctctctttttcccttcagcTACCCCACTCCCCTCCCTGTCAACAGCCCTGGCCCCGCAagccctctcctcactctctgccccaccctcctcttcccctttcaaCACTCTGTTATTGTCCTGTGTGtacagtatatatatgtatatatattttaattttttaatttaagcaAAGACTAAGATCAACCATTTGATGCTGCAGGGGCCAATCGGGACCTGGGAGGGGCAaactggaaaggcagagagagatgcaGGGTCGATGTGGGGCAAGTTCATATGCAGAAGAGGGGAGACTGCCACATAGGGCAGTGGTTGTCCCCATGTCCTGTAAAGTATCTCTGTCTCCCAGtggaggacctgaatttgaaggCCAGCAGGAGCCTCCTTTTCTGTCCCCAGCCTTGATAGGGCCACCAGGTACAACCAGGTCTAAGAGGGAGGACCAGGGTCCATGTCGTCCCAGCAACCCCCACTGTCACTGTTCCTGGCCCCAGGTCCTGCCCCTACCCAGGGTCCCCACCTCCACGGCCCATCTCATTTTCTGTTCTCATTTCACAGAGTTGTACAAGGAGAGAACTCAGCATGGGAGGGttggttctttggttttgtttgtttgtttgtttgtttgtttaatttaataatttgtaAAGTGATGTTCCTCTTCCTTTTTACAGTTTTCAGCTCATATTTAACCTCTGTTTGGAAAACGATCCTTGtaactgtacatttttttttttgcctcctaATAATGACAACAATAAATTACCAATTTTGTGTTGGGGGGTGTGTATGGTGCTGGTTGTTTCCCACAGATATCACCGACCAGCGGACCCACAGGGGCATGAGCACCACTACACATCATACACAGGGATGACCACAGGGTGCCACACCTACAGGGAACACATACTCACGCTCTCTGGAAACACAGTGGCCTATCACGTGTGCTCACACTGGGACAGCAGCCCACACGTGTTTCTGGGCCCTGCTTGTTGTCTGCTTCTCACTCCTGTACGCTGACAGCTGCCAAGTGGCACTAAGCAGGTCTGTTAGAGGAGCTGCCCAGACCTGGGCCTTTCATGTGGCATTCAAACTGAATTGCTCTCCATCATAAACACTTAAGCTCATGGCCCCCTCTCAGTCTACACCTGCTTGTTCCCATATAGCCAGAGTGGAGCCAGAACAGAACTCTGCATCCTCTCATCACACTCAGTGCCCACCAAGAAGAAATCAAATGTCCTCAGGGGTATACTGGGCCTGCAGAGTCTTCCTTTGTCATCCTTGCTGTCCATGCTATTGGTCTCTTGGAAAGGACccaaccagggctggagagatggctcagccgttaaaggctaggctcacaaccaaaaatctaaGAAAAGGACCCAACCATTTGTTAACTCGATGGATAGAATTCCTACCCTGCCTGTCTAGCTGGAGCTCACAGCCTCAGTTCTTGTGGGCCCTCCTTGATCCAATGTGAATCCAACCACAGCTAGTTTTATACTGACCCTCGATCTCTtgggtccccctcccccactccctgttCTGCCTCCCCTTTGCCTGGAAATAGAGACTGGAATGTTCCGTGTAGAATAAGCAATCTCTTCACCCTGCATCTGCAGTAAGAAACAGCCACATCTGTCCTTGGTTTGTGAGAGGATTTGGGTGAGGCCACTACTCAGCCGTGAATATATCCAGCCTGGAAGAGGATCTCTTATTGCTGGGGGGATTTGAAGACAGGGTCTGGAGATTTAGCTCATTGACAGAGCGCTGATGGAGCATACAATAGACCAGGCCCTGGCTTCCATTGACTGCATGGGGGAAAAAGATTTGAGGAAAAACTGGATGGTGTTTGCTGCTTCTCAGGAGCTTTCCAACCCCTTACAAGGATAAGATGCACcccctaggggctggagagatggctcagtggttaagagcactgatgcttttccagaggtcctgagttcaattcctagcaaccacatggtggctcacaactgtctgtaacaggatccaataccctctttggtgtgtctgaagacagcaacaatgtactcacatatataaaataaatctttaaaaaaaaaaaaaatgtgaccctTAGTTGGGAAGGAGGATGGGCCCAGGCTCTGTCTTTTGCCTTGCCTGCTTCAAGGAAGTCGCTGTGCTTCTATGCCTATATCTGGAGAGGACCATTGTTCTCAGCCATTGAGGATGTTGCAGCACTGAGCTGCCGCTTGGGTCCTGTGTTCTCCAGATGCGATTTGATGATGAGCCTGTTATCACTGCATGCAAAATCAGTACCCTGCACAGTGAATTCATACAACAGGCATGCAGCGGGGGCTAAACAACCTGTTCTTGGATAGGGAATAAACTATGGATAGTATGCATATAAACCTACATGTATAAACAACATCATGGTTGGGTCCTCTGAGGGCAAAAGTAGATGAGTTAATATCTggccaaggggctggagaggtggctcagagcatgtactgctcttccagaggacacaggtttggcTCCTAGGACATGTGTCAGGTGACTTCTGACCTATGTGGGTACTGTGTCCATGTGCAcatactccacacacatacacatgattaaaaatggtaaaaaaaaaaaaaaaaaaaaaaagtagtttaaAAGCAAGtctaagccgggcggtggtggcacatgcctttaatcccagcacttgggaggcagaagcaggcggatttctgagttcgaggccagcctggtctacaaagtgagttccaggacagccagggctatacagagaaactctatctcgaaaaaacaaaaacaaaaaagcaagtctATTCCATATTGCTAGAGATTTGAATCCCAAAAGGCACTGAACTTTGCCAGATGCTTAGAACaccatcctcttcctctttaaCAATGGGCATGGGTCCCAGAGCTTGGAGCACACTCGGCAAGGAGTCTACCCCTGGGCTCCAGCTCCAGCATATGATGCATCTGGCCTCATTTAATGACCATAGGCCTCTGTGAAGGAGAGATCGTTCCGGTTTCCAGAGTGAGAAGCTGAGACTGAGGTTGAAGCAGGTATACTCAGGGCCCAGGGTGACGGGTGGAGCCGAGACAGAACAAAGATAACCCGTGGGGAATGTCAGGGGATGCCTCTCCCCTGGCATCGGGCTCCGAGGACTGTGGATGTCATCATCTTTTTCCTGAGCATCCCAGCTCAAAGCCACTGCCCACCCTTGAGCAACAACCCCTCCCCCTGAAGCCTGGGACCCCTGAACAACAAATCCCACATTGTTCCTTGGCTGGCTCAGGCTGGAGGGATAGTGGCTCTTTCCCAAGACTGGCTGGACTGCTGACTAGCTTTGCAAGCCATTCACGTTGGCAGGCTTGGAAGGTGGCAACGGGGTAGGGTCTAAGAGCCACCATCTCCCGCCTCCCCCCTCCCATTCCCCTTCAGCTCTGGGCCAGCCAGCAGGCAAGAGGGAGGTCCAGAGTGTGCCCTTTGTGGAAGAGGCTACCAAACAGGATGcagaacccacccccaccccaccccaccccctagccTTCCACTCTCAATCCTCTCCCTGCCCCTGACTTCACCTCAGTTCACCCGGCCAGTTAGGAGCTATTGGTGTGTGCAGGGCTGGGGTAGAGGGAAGATAGAAGAAAGCATATGCTGGCTGGTTCTGTTCAGAGACATGGGCCCACCTTTGCCCCCTCTCCAACTACCCACACACTCAAAGTTCCTAAACACAAAGCCGGAGAGTTCGGTCACTGTAGCAACAGGTCTGCCGAGAAATGGGTGGGTGTCATTTTCCAGCACAAAGGGTGCACATGGCAGCTCCATCACTTAGCAACAGACTCCCTCTCTTGGCCAGCATCGCTGGCCCTGGGGGGTGGGTGCCAGGGAGTGAGAACAAGGCTGTTCAGATTccgagtgggggggggggagggcagggaggcTTGGCCACTGGGCAGGCCACGGCCCAGGAGTATGGGTGAATGAGCAAAGCAAAGAATGGAGTCAGGTGCCCATGACCCTGCACCCTTAAGGACCTGTGCTAGCAGAGGTTCTAGATTGGACTGATGTGCAAGAGTCTTTGTGGGACCCAGAGCTCCAGATAAAGGTGCTTCTGAGAAAGCTGGGCCATTCGGGAAGGAATGTTGGTGGCCGGGGCTGAGATTCGTTTCTGGCTGATAGCCCAGCAGAGAGAAGGGGTCTTTGGAAGTGCCTGGGGGGGAAGAACCGGAGCAAATGACTCCAAGGGCAGGAACCAGTGGGAGAAGCTACTGGATCGACCTACTGGGACCTACTATAGAACGCTGCTAGGAAGGGTGAtatggtgggggtggtgggggaagGCAGCTGGGCCATCTCAGAGGCAAACAGTCCATTCTAAGAAGCTGAACAAGAGCCACTGTTTGAGTGAGGGGGGGCTGAGAAGCTGTGTGGCTCACGAAAGGAAGGCCTCTGGATTTCCTCAAATGGGGGCTTTGTGGAGAGGGTGGACGAAGGCGGGGAGCTCCAGAGACCAGTGGGCTGACTTctcaggggcatctgggtttagCTGTGGATAAAGGTTTAGTGCCCGGTTCCCCGAAgcctcccctcctctctgtccCTTAAAAGCTATAACATCCTTAGGACCCTTCCCCCAAGGCAGAATAACTGCAAGCCCAGGCTAAGGGGACTGCCCCACCCCAGAAAAGGCTCCACTACATGTCTAAACACCATCATCCATTGGCAAGGAAGTTCTGTGGGCACAGGGTTGTGGTACCTACTTTATTGTTTTTTCCAGAATGGCCTTCTACAGAAAAGCACCTAACGGGAACAATGCAACTGAGAACCTCTGAGAACGGAAGACAGAGTGAGAGAATGCTctggggaaaagggaaaacacaTGCAGGGCTAAGACAGACCCACTTTAGAAAGTGGAGACCAGGGCTTGGTTAGGTTAGCCCCCTAGAAGTCCCTAGTCCAGTATAGGAGGCTAGGTAGGAGTAGAAATGATGTTGGAGCTCACCAGCACACAATCCATCATGATGGACAGGCTCAGCCAATAGTCAGATCCTAAGACCAAAGGGAGAATAGGCAAAAGGCCAAGCCCTGGCTCTAGGGTGGCCAGATTGAGATTCTGGGCAACTCTAATGACCTAGACAGATCTCCATCTACAAGGAGGTGGAGATCTGGCAGGCCCCTCGGAGGATAAGAACAGCATTGTTTGTAGATGGAGCTTTGAAAAGCCCAGACTTTGACAAGATGAGCCAAGTCCATCTCTAAACAGCAAGATGAGAGAGGGGTCAA is part of the Mus musculus strain C57BL/6J chromosome 1, GRCm38.p6 C57BL/6J genome and encodes:
- the Arl8a gene encoding ADP-ribosylation factor-like protein 8A, whose product is MIALFNKLLDWFKALFWKEEMELTLVGLQYSGKTTFVNVIASGQFNEDMIPTVGFNMRKITKGNVTIKLWDIGGQPRFRSMWERYCRGVSAIVYMVDAADQEKIEASKNELHNLLDKPQLQGIPVLVLGNKRDLAGALDEKELIEKMNLSAIQDREICCYSISCKEKDNIDITLQWLIQHSKSRRS